AAAAAACATGCCGGCGACATCGGGCACGGACTTGAGGTACTCATCGCCGACCTTGACTTTGTAGTCGATGAACTGACCGTTGACCGGGTCGCCATCGTTGTCGGCTCCCCACATCAGGTTGATGGTATCGGTGACGTTGCATGCGGTGGGGATCGGTATTTCGGAGACGAAACCGATCAGATCGTCGGGGCCGTAGTAATTCCACTCTGTGCCACTGAACAGGACGTGAGGAGCATAGCAGAGTCCGAAATAGGCATTCTCGATGGCGGTATCCCCAGTATTTTGAATCTCGACATCAAATAGAATAAAGTCTTGGGCATAGGAGTAAGACCAGGCGTAGGATTTTTGAGTTACCTCAAGATTTAACGGTTTGTGCCAGGTATATAGTCCGTCAGAGTAGTCGGGCCATTCATAGAGCGTCCACCCGGGGTCTATTGTATCAGTTCCGGTCAAGATATAGTCTTGCTGTGAAACCGCATCAACAAAATTAGCAGATGTCGGGTCGAGAACGGAGCGAAATACTGTCGGTTCAACAGGTAGTATTTCGTGGTTTCTCGAAACCAGAGTGTCTCTGCCGTGCACTGCTCCTATCCATAGGGCAGCCTGCGCAAGATAGTTGAGTCGGGAACTCTTTGGGTATTCAGCTCCACCTTCAAACGGTCTCTCGCCCGTAAGACAATCCCTGAGGTCACCGCCAGTACTGCCGAGCAGGGTTATCCACAGAGGATCAACATTTAATACGACCTTTCCCATAGTATGTACGGGCGCACATTCCGGTGTGACGTAAGGGGCGGCAGTTAGAGTGAGCGCTGAATCCCTGTATTTGAAGATGTCACGAGCAATAATATGAGATGAGACCAAACCCGTGCCAAGCGCAAAAAAGATAAGCTTGGTGAATGCAAATTTTAACACAAAACATCTCCCCAAGGTGCTATTGGTCTGAAAGACGGATGAGCACTTGGTTGATTGGACGGCGCTCGAACGCTGTCAGTCACGTATGAAATAAAAAGCCAAAAATAGTAGCAAAAGTCAATGTTTTTCTGAGATGCCGAGTCGACCGGGCAGTCACCCGGCGATGATGCCTTTGCCGACGCGGCCGTCGATGAGGATGTCGAGCGGTTTCTCCAGTCGAAGGTGAGCTACAAAGTCGGTGCGGTCAACCACCGGCTGCCTGCACAACCAATCAAAATCGATAAAGCCGTTTTTGGCGGATGGATTGATGGTGAAATAACCAACACGGAACGATGTCAGGTTCTGGAAGAAGTGGGTTCCGAAAGACGGGTCGGGAGCGAAATCGCCATAGGCGGCCTCGATAATAATCCGCGCGCCGGAAATTTGATTCCAGACAACCGGAATGCCGAGCCATCGTTCAGAAGTTCCCCAGCGTCCGGGGCCGATGAGCAGATAGGGGATATTATCGTTGTTCAGTCTATCGTTAAACCGACCGACCTCGCCGGCGATCTTGACAGTGTTGCCGCGTTCAAATGTTTCCGGTGACACGAGAACAATATCGCGAATCTCACGCGTGCGCATGTTGCCGAGAGTTTTTTCGCTTCGCGCGATGATGTTGTTGTCTTTGACGGAATCTATCGAGATAGTTTCGAAGGGAGCGTCCTTGATCATCGGGCGAACCTGAAGGAAGTAGAAGTCTTTGGGCTGGCCTTCGGGAGTATCCAGATCGACCGCGAACTCGATTTCGACCGGGCAATTGAGGCCTTCGCTTCCCAGTTGGAGCAGGAATTTCACGATCTCGGTTAGTGGGAAGGTGTTCGACTTCAAGATCGGCGAGAAGGTGATGACTCGCGTGCCACTCTGACGGTAGCCATCGTAGATGCGGTCATTTTCGGCGGAATAAGTAGAGCAAAGGTTCTCGATCGTGCCATCTTCTTCGGCCTGCGAGAGAGTGAGTTTTATCACGCCATCGTCGCCTCCAGGACGAGGGGTGACAGATGGGTTGGTCATGTCTATGGCGAAAAACTCGTGCTGGGTGTTTTTGAGCATGTCTTTAACAGTCGATAGCTGCGGAAGTTTGTTCGGGTAGCTGGGGGAGAAGCGCAGGCAGTTCATGCCTTCGACGATCGTTTTGCCGAGGCCGAGGGCGACATAGACGACGCCATCTTCAGGTTCCACACCATCGATCGGATAATAATTGTATGAAAGAGCCACGCCCGCGAAGCTGGGGTAGAAGGCTTTGCCGTAGTTGCGGCCGACCGCCTGCTGGATGATGACCGCCATTTTTTCTTCTTCGACACGGTTCCCGGCAGCCTCGTGATAAGCGCGGGCGTTTTTGAAGAAGGTCGAGGCGTAGACACTTTTGATAGCCTGTTCGAGTTGCTGGCGACGGGTCTTGCGGCTCGAATGATTGTTCGGGAGCATGTGAGTTTCGTAGATGCCCGCGAATGTCTGCAGATGCGAGTCTTCGAGCATCGAAGACGAACGAACCGCCAGAGGGTATTTTACAATGTCGAGGAAAGTATCGAGGTCGCCCAGGATGTTTTTGGGTAATTTTGCTTTCAGGAAGCGTTCGCCGATCTCTTCATCCGGCAGACCCTTGAGAGCGTATTCGGCGAGGTCGTTTTCCTGCATGAAGTCATCGAAAACATCGGTGCCGAGGATAATCGATTTCGGCACGGAGATCGTGACGCCTTCGAAAGAATCGGACAGCTTGAACTGGTGCAGCAGGGCGTTTATGAAAGCGAGGCCGCGACCTTTGCCGCCGATGGAACCGCCGCCGAGTCTTACGAATTCGGTTTGCAGGTCGAATTGTCTTCGGGAGAAATCGGTGATAACGCCGAGGGCTTTTTCGCGGCGGAACTGCTGTATGGCGTTTATGAGATAGGCGCGAAGGGCGGCGGCGTCTTTGAACGCCGACACTTTGACCGGCCTGATCTGGGCGGCGAGGTCGAATTCGGTGCGGGCCATCAGCCAGTTGGAAAAGTGATTTCGGCTGGCGTGGTAGACGAGTGATTTATCCGGTACGGTGGTGAGGCATTTCTCCATCGATTTAAAATCTCCCGCAGCGGCGATTTTTTCGCCGCTGTCGGGGTCGATAAAGCTGAAATCGCCGAACCCGAAATGGCTCAGGATGAAATTGCGCAGGTCGGTGTGGAGGGTGGGAGACTGTTTGTATAGAAACCCCACTCGATTTTGCTGTGCGAGCTCGGCGTTGAGCATGCCGGATGACTGCATGATGATGGGCAGGTCGGGTTGCTGCTCGCGGATTTTGCGGATGAGTTTTATGCCGGCCTCGTCGTCGATCTCTCCGCCGATTTTGAAGCGAAAATCACTGATGATTGCCAGCAGGTATTTCTGGTATTTCTCGAACAGTTGCCATGCTTCTTCGTAGTTCTGGGCGAGGAGAATTTTTGGTCTGGCGCGCATGCGCAGAATCTTGTGCGATATGTTCAACCCTTCGGCCATCAGGGCGCGCGTTTGAAGCATGATCTCCCGGTAGACGAGCGGGAGATAGGACGAGAAGAATTTGACGGAGTCCTCGACAATGATAATAACGCGCACGCCAACGCGAGCGGTATCGGCCTCAACGTTCTTGCGGTCTTCGATGAGTTTTATTATCGACAGCAGGATGCGAACATCGCCGGTCCATACGAATATCTGGTCGATGATGTTGCTGTAGTTTTTGGTCATCATGGCGGCCAGTTCGCGTTCGTGGTAAGCGAGAAGGATAACGGGCATATCGGGGATGAGGTCTTTGACGGCGCGTCCGAAGGCGAGGACATCGATATCGCTCACCCGCTTGAATATGAGGACCATGTCGATTGATTGCGTTTTGAGTATTTCGAGCGCTTCCACGGCGTTGTTGGCGCGTTTGACGTGAGGGGAGATGGTCAGGTTGAGTTCGAGGTACTCGTTGTAGATAAGGTCGGTCAGCTGACCATCTTCTTCGAGGACATACGAGTCGTACGAGCTCGAGACGAGGAGGATGTGTTTGACCCTGAACTGCATCAGGGTATCGAAATTCAGGAATTTCGATTCGTAGGAGATGAGTCTTTTTTTCGACTGCGGTTTGTCCATAGGGTTCATCCAATAAAGATATACGCCGCGCGCGGTGCTATGCAATCAAAAATTAGGTAATAAAAGGGCGGAACCGCTGAGCGGTTCCGCCATCTATCAACAAGCAGGATAGTTCCGCTTGATTATCAGACTACGCCCTGATCGAGCATGGAGTTGGCGACCTTCATGAAACCGGCAATGTTGGCGCCGGCAATGTAGTTGCCCTTCATGCCATATTTCTCGGCAGCCTGAGAAGAAGCCTCGTGTATGCTGATCATGATGTTGTGCAGACGAGTGTCGACCTCTTCGCGGGTCCAGGAAAGGCGCAGGCTGTTCTGCGACATTTCCAGACCGGAGACGGCGACGCCACCAGCGTTGGCGGCTTTGCCGGGGCCAAAGAGGACTTTGTTCTGCAGGAATACATCAGCGCCGTCCGGGGTGGTCGGCATATTAGCGCCTTCTGCGACGCAGATACAGCCGTTCTTGACGAGGGTCTTGGCATCGTTGCCATTGAGTTCGTTCTGAGTGGCGCACGGCAGAGCTACATCGACCTTGACATTCCACACGCCGTTACCTTCGTGGTACTTGGCGCCTCTGAACTTGTCGGCGTATTCTTTGATGCGTCCGCGGCGGACGTTTTTGAGGTCCATGACGAAGTCCCACTTTTCGCCGGAGATACCGTCTTCGTCGACGATGTAGCCGGCAGAGTCGGACAGGGTGACCACTTTACCGCCGAGTTCGTTGACTTTCTCGACAGCATACTGGGCCACATTTCCGGAGCCGGAGATCGCTACGCGCATTCCGTCGAAGGATTTGCCCCGAGTCTTGAGCATTTCCTGGGCGAAGTAAACGGTACCGTAACCGGTGGCTTCCGGACGAATCAAGGAGCCGCCCCAGTTGAGGCCTTTACCGGTCAGGACGCCTTCAAAGGCGTTGCGGAGCTTCTTGTACTGGCCATAAAGGAAACCGATTTCACGGCCGCCCACGCCGATGTCACCGGCCGGAACGTCGGTGTTCGGGCCGATGTGGCGGAACAGTTCGCTCATGAAGCTCTGGCAGAAGGCCATGACTTCGTTGTCGGATTTGCCTTTGGGGTCGAAATCGGAACCGCCTTTACCGCCGCCCATGGGCAGGGTGGTAAGGCTGTTTTTGAAAACCTGCTCGAAGCCGAGGAATTTCAGGATGCCGAGATTGACGCTCGGGTGGAAGCGCAAACCGCCTTTGTACGGGCCGATGGCGCTGTTGAACTCAATGCGGAAACCGCGATTTACCTGAACCCGGCCCTTATCGTCAACCCACGGTACGCGGAACATGATTACGCGTTCGGGCTCGATGATCCTCTCGAGGACTTTGGCTTCTTTGAATTCGGGATGTTTCGCAATAACCGGCTCCAGAGATTCGACGACTTCCTGAACGGCCTGATGGAATTCAGGCTGGGCAGGATTCTTGGCCTTTACATCGGCCATGATGCTGTCAACAAAATTTGACATCTTCTACTCCTAAGAAGGTTTAGATTGAGTGACTTTGCGTTGCGTTCCAGTACAGTTTGGGAAACAATAAAGAAGGCATATATAAAAATGCCTGCTAAAAGTCAAGTCCTTCGATTTAAATTGGCCATTTTTTCCAGTTCAAATCGTCTCACGGACGCCGGTGTGGTGGGGAAAAAAGAAAGCCGGGTATCAGGATCGATACCCGGTTTGTCATATTACAATTCTGTCGGCTTGCTTAGCAGCCGGAGCAGCCGCCTGAGCAGTCGCTATCGCCGGTCGTCAGGACATACCCGCCGCGACCCATCTGATCCTTGCGGTAGTCTACTGTTATTTTGCCGATTTGCGTCAAAAAGGTTTTCAATTTTGAGTCGATCCAAGCGGTTACGCCGTTCGACTCGAGTTTTTCCATTCCATCGACTGACTCTTCCAGAGCCATTCCCAAAGAAGGACCGCTTCAGCCATACCCTCTGAAATATATAATAAGCTGCTTGTCCTTAGCTGAATCCGAACTCAGCACTTTGGAGAGTTCTTCTTTCGCAATGTCGGTAACTTCGAGCATGAATATCAATAGCCTTTCTCTGCTTTATATATCGGATATAAATTTAATAAAAACGATTCAAAAAGCTTATCTTTTTTCTCACTTTTTTGCTTGCTTGGGTGGCAGGTCGGTCGATGGCAAAAAAACCTTGCCAGCAGGGTTAAAAATGTTGATTCTTACCCAGAGGTTTCGCCGTTTGGCACGGCCTGCCCTGTTATCATCAATCAGAGAAACCAACATGTGGAGTCTGTTATGCCGCTGACCATCTGTATCTATGAAGACAGCAAGTACAGAAATTTCACTCCCCTCACGCATTTCCGACCGGTTTATACTCTCAGAGCCGGCGTAGTACCGTTGTTCGAACGCGCGAAGCGCCATTTCGGTGATGCGGCGCTCTGCCTGTCGTGCCGAGGCCAACTGGCCACAGTTCTCGCGTCGTGTTACAAGGCTTATGCGGTGAATATCATAAAGAAGAATGCCACCGATATACTTTTGCTCAATGGTCGCATACGCGATTACGGTGATCTTCCGAAGTTGATCCGGGAGGCCAAGATTTCGACGCATTTTACCAGCGGGGGGGAGACGGTGGCGTTGCTGTGGAAGAACGATTCCATTCGAAATCTGCCCGAAGTTGCCACCCCATCGGATTACCACCGTTATTTCAAGGAACACGGCGACGAGATACCGGAATTTCACACCACGGCAACATTATATGAGTACCTGTGGCATATCATGGCTGATATTGAAAGGGAAATTACGACGGACTTTGAAAAGGTGAAGAGTTCTTTGGGCGCTCCGATGAACGTTCGGATACACGACGGCGTTTACTGGGTGAACCAGGACAATGTGATTCTGGGCAACGATGTCGAGATAATGCCGGGGTCGGTGATAGATGCCTCTCGCGGGCCGGTGTTCATTGACAACAATTCAAGAGTTGAATCACACGCGGCCATATATGGGCCGACCTATATCGGTCCGAACTGCGTTATTGTGGCCGGCAAGATTTCCGGCTGTTCGATCGGGCATACCTGTCGCGTGGGAGGCGAGATTGAGGCCAGTGTTTTTCAGTCTTACGTCAACAAGTACCACGCCGGGTTTATCGGGCACAGTTATGTTGGTTCGTGGGTGAATTTTGGCGCTATGACGACCAATTCGGACTTGAAGAACAATTATTCCAATATCAGGGTTACGGTAAATGGTGAGTCGGTCGATACCGGTTCCAACAAGGTGGGCTCGTTTATTGGTGATCACACCAAGTTCGGAATAGGTATGCTTTTGACGACCGGTATTAATGTGGGAGTCTGCTGTAACCTTTTTGGCGGAAGTCTGATAAGCGACAAGGAGATACCTTCGTTTAAGTGGGGCGCCACGGGCTCTTACACCGAATACGATTACCGCAAAGCGCTTGAGACCGCGCGGATTACGGCTGCGCGTCGAAACTATACCCTGAGCGATGCCGAGGAGGGGCTCATGATTGCGCTTGCTGAGGACAAGTGTAACGGGGCGGGCACCCTGGATATTTAGTCGAATACTTCGTTGAGTTTCTCCGATTGTGCCGGTTGACAATCGGCGGGCATTTGTATATTTTTCACGCTTTAAGTCTGGAGAATAGATGCCGGAACTACGCAAAGACCCGATTATAGGTCGGTGGGTCATCATATCTACGGAACGGGGGCGGCGACCTTCATCATTCAGTTCAGTATCCAAACGCGGCAGCGCCAAGATGTGTCCCTTCTGCCCGGGTCATGAGGACAACACCCCTCCCGAGATCATAGCATACCGTCAACCGGGTTCATCGGCTAACCAACCGGGATGGACTCTGCGGGTTATTCCGAACAAGTATCCGGCCCTGATAGTTGAGGGCAGTCTCAATCGTGAACCGAAGGGTCTTTATGACAAGATGCATGGAATCGGAGCGCATGAGGTGATTATCGAGACGCCCGATCACGCGATGGATATAGTGGACATGCCGGTCAAGCAGGTGAGAGATATTCTCTGGGTTTACCGTGAGCGAATGATCGACCTCGAGAGGGACCGTCGGCTCAAGTATATCCTTCTGTTCAAGAATCATGGTGAGGCAGCCGGGGCGTCGTTGGAGCATGCGCACAGCCAGCTGATAGCGACGCCGATTATCCCCAAGAGGGTAGCCGAAGAATTGGAAGGGGCCAAGAAGTATTATGATTTCAAGGAGCGGTGTATATACTGTGATATCGTACGTCAGGAGCTGATCGACAATGAGCGAATCGTATCCGATTTTGACGCTTTCCTGGTTATCCAGCCGTTTGCCCCGAGATTTCCTTTCGAGACCTGGCTGATTCCGAAGTCGCACCAGTCGAGTTTTATCGATATGAGTGACTCGGACTATGAGACGTTGGCGCGTTGTTTGAAGGATACCTTGTTGAGATTGAAGATTGCGCTGAACGATCCGCCTTTCAATTATATAATTCACACCCGTCCGGTTTCTAAAGATTATCACGAATTTTATCATTGGCACATCGAGATTATTCCCAAGCTCACCAAGGTTGCCGGATTTGAGTGGGGGTCGGGATTTTATATTAATCCGACCACACCGGAGGAGGCGGCTCAGTTCCTTCGAAAGATTAACACCGAGCAGGGCGCGGGGGCGCGAGCTGACTCCGAGGCGGCCGGCAGGGATGTTTAATCGATGAAAATTTTAGTCGTAGCGTCAGAAGCCGTACCTTTCGCCAAGACCGGGGGGCTCGGTGATGTTGTCGGTGCGCTGCCACGTGCGCTTGCTCGTGTGGGCCATCACGTCAAGGTGTTCATACCGCGTTACAAGACACTGAGCCTGGGCTATTATCAGACACGTTTGCTCGACTGGAACTCGGCTGTTGAGATTGACAGCCGGAAACTGCCGCTGTCGATAGAATGCGTACGTGAGCGGAAGAGTCCGCTCGAACATTATTTCGTGCGCAATGACAGTCTTTTCAGCCGTTCTCAGTTCTATGTCGATGACAGGACCGGCGCTGATTATCCCGACAACGACGATCGCTTCATTTTCTTTACCCGCGCGGTACTAAATACCGTAAAACATCTGGACTGGCGTCCTGACGTGATTCATGTGCATGATTGGCAGGCGGCCCTGATCCCCGCGTATCTTCGCCTGATGCTACAGGATGAACCGTTTTTCACCGGTGTCAAGACAGTTCTCACGATTCACAATCTGGCCTTTCAGGGAACGTTCGAAGCGGACCGCTTCAAGTCGATCGGCTTGCCGGAGTCGCACTTTTATCCGACCGGCCCGTTCGAGTTCTACGGTAAGTCGAATTTTTTGAAAGCCGGAATCATATATGCCGATAAGATTACCACAGTGTCTCGACGTTACGCCGAAGAGATCCAGTCATCCGAGATGGGTTGCGGGCTCGATGGTGTCCTCAGGCAGAGGAGCGATGACCTGATTGGAATTGTCAACGGGGTCGATTACTCCGTCTGGTCGCCATCGCGCGACAAAAAGATTCCCTATACATATTATCCGGCCAATCTATCGGGCAAACGGATGAACAAGGTTGAGCTTCTCAACCGGCTTGGTCTTCCGGTGCGCGACGGTACTCCGCTGATAGGTATAATATCTCGTCTGTCGGATCAGAAGGGTTTCGATCTGATTGCGGAGATCGCGGCTGCTATATTCTCGATGGATGTACAGATGGTGGTGCTGGGCAGCGGCGACGCGAAGTATCACGAGCTTTTTGAAAGTCTCGAGAAGCAATATCCTGACAGGGTTAAGGCATGTTTGAAGTTCGATGACGATCTGGCTCACTGGATAGAGGCCGGCGCCGATATGTTTTTGATGCCTTCAAGGTTCGAACCGTGCGGATTGAATCAGATGTATTCGCTCAAGTACGGTACGGTTCCGATCGTGCGGGAGGTGGGCGGTTTGGCGGATACTGTCCAGAATTACGATGCCTCGACATCCGAGGGGAACGGTTTTGTCTTCAAGGATTATTCTTCGGGACAACTGCTGGCGACGATCAAGAGAGCAACTGAGACCTATCGCCGCAAGAGGGTGTGGACGAAGATCATGAAAGCCGGCATGCAGCTTGACTATTCATGGGACAATGTGGCCGGGAAGTATATTGAATTGTTCACGAAATTGACGTCAAACTGATCTTTGATCTCTTTTGAAAGACTCCTATAAAACAGCTCTTTTTCTGTTCCCGGCGGTTCTGATTTACGCCTGGTTTTGTTACCAGCTCAATTACACGCAGGATGATGCTTATATATCCTACCGCTATGTTGCCAACTTCCTCAACGGCGATGGACTGGTATACAATGTGGGGGAGAGGATTGAGGGTTTCACCAATTTCGGCTGGGTGATGTATCTGCTATTGTGGGGAGCAATCGGGTTGCCCTACATAATAATATCAAAGTTAACCGGGATTGTCTTTGGCGCGGCGACAATTGTATTGACGTACAAACTGGCGCGGCAGCTTTTTACTCCGGAGTCGCCGAATTCCCATTTCTTTGCGATGATTGCCGCGTATCTGGTGGCCGCTAATCAATCGCTGGCCTATTGGTCAGTCTCCGGTCTGGAAACATCGACCTTCGGATTCTTCGCACTCTTATCATTGCATCTGTATCTGCGTCGAAGCTGGTTGCTGATCGGGTCGCTGTTGGCATCGGTAATGCTCCGTCCGGAGGGAGCTCTGGTGGCGGGCATGCTCGTTTTACTGGGGTGGATAGACGGGAGAGAGGCGGCTATTTTTGCTCTCAAGTGCGCGGGGATAGCGGCTATGCTGTTCGTGCCGGTGATCGGGTTCAAGTTGCTCTATTACGGATCAGTTTTGCCGAATCCTTTTTATGCCAAGGTTTCGTTCAGTCAGGAGCGTCTGTATGATGGATTTGAATATGCCGCGCGTTTTTTCAAGCACTATGGATTTTTCGGATTGGGACTGATCGTGCCGGCTGTGTTTTACCGCCGCTTGACAGATGTCGGGAGAGCGGTGCTGCTGTTCAGTCTGTTTTATACAGTGTATGTTGTCTTGATTGGAGGAGATGTACTCAAGGTGCACCGCTTCTTTTTACCTGTGTTTGGCAGTTCCGCGGTTCTGATTGTTTATGTGGTGTCACTGTTGGTCCGCGACAGGTCCGTAACTGTCCAGCGCGCGGTGGCCGGCGCCGCGGCGATCGTGCTGGTCGTGCTGACGGTTTTGTTGCCGAGGGAGTTCGTCCTGACATATAATCGGTTGGAAAAGGCGTTGACGGATAAGATGGCGATCATCGCCGGCGAGTTGAAGAAATCCGATGTTTCCGATTTCTCCGTGGCGCTCAGCACGATCGGCATATTCGGATACGAATTGGTCGGTCACGACATTATAGACATGGTCGGTCTCACCGATTCGACCATAGCGCGTCATCCGGAAACCCCTGTCAGACAGTTCAAATCAACCTGGAAAGAGCAGAATTACAACTGTCGATATGTTCTGAGCCGCAAGCCGGACTATATCATGTTTTCAACCGGTGTAAAGCCTTCGGCGCCCGCGGAAAAAGCTCTGCTTTTGTACCGTCAGTTTCTGGATGGTTATCGGACGATCGGTTGGGCCATTCAGCCGGATCCTGATGACCCGAGGGCGACGATACAGTCTATTTTTAAGCGGGTGAGGGATGTGGAGGGCCCGCTGGCTGCTACATATCCGGTCGACTTTGTCGAATTATACAAGCAGGGGCTGGATGCTTATGCGGCGGGCAATCAGAATGCGGCGATTCAATATTTTCAGTCGGCTATGGAGATATCGCCGCAGCCGGTGTATATATATCTTTATTATCATGAAGCTTTGAGCTACGTGGCCATGCGCAATGCCCCGGTGGCGGAATTTTTGATGGATTCGGTGGTGGCTCGCGATTCACTGATATTTATGGCTCACGCGCAGCTTTACAAATACGCCGCCTTCAGAGGCGACGACGCCAAGGCCAGAATTCACCGTCGCTGGCTGTTAAAACTTGCCCCCTGGTACGTACCACGTCTGGAGGCTCAGGTAGCGGAAATGCTCGAAAACAAGGCCAGGCAAGGTCCCTAAACAATATTGCTGAAATGAGTTGACAAGGTCAAAATTGATT
The sequence above is drawn from the Candidatus Zixiibacteriota bacterium genome and encodes:
- a CDS encoding PEP/pyruvate-binding domain-containing protein, with the translated sequence MDKPQSKKRLISYESKFLNFDTLMQFRVKHILLVSSSYDSYVLEEDGQLTDLIYNEYLELNLTISPHVKRANNAVEALEILKTQSIDMVLIFKRVSDIDVLAFGRAVKDLIPDMPVILLAYHERELAAMMTKNYSNIIDQIFVWTGDVRILLSIIKLIEDRKNVEADTARVGVRVIIIVEDSVKFFSSYLPLVYREIMLQTRALMAEGLNISHKILRMRARPKILLAQNYEEAWQLFEKYQKYLLAIISDFRFKIGGEIDDEAGIKLIRKIREQQPDLPIIMQSSGMLNAELAQQNRVGFLYKQSPTLHTDLRNFILSHFGFGDFSFIDPDSGEKIAAAGDFKSMEKCLTTVPDKSLVYHASRNHFSNWLMARTEFDLAAQIRPVKVSAFKDAAALRAYLINAIQQFRREKALGVITDFSRRQFDLQTEFVRLGGGSIGGKGRGLAFINALLHQFKLSDSFEGVTISVPKSIILGTDVFDDFMQENDLAEYALKGLPDEEIGERFLKAKLPKNILGDLDTFLDIVKYPLAVRSSSMLEDSHLQTFAGIYETHMLPNNHSSRKTRRQQLEQAIKSVYASTFFKNARAYHEAAGNRVEEEKMAVIIQQAVGRNYGKAFYPSFAGVALSYNYYPIDGVEPEDGVVYVALGLGKTIVEGMNCLRFSPSYPNKLPQLSTVKDMLKNTQHEFFAIDMTNPSVTPRPGGDDGVIKLTLSQAEEDGTIENLCSTYSAENDRIYDGYRQSGTRVITFSPILKSNTFPLTEIVKFLLQLGSEGLNCPVEIEFAVDLDTPEGQPKDFYFLQVRPMIKDAPFETISIDSVKDNNIIARSEKTLGNMRTREIRDIVLVSPETFERGNTVKIAGEVGRFNDRLNNDNIPYLLIGPGRWGTSERWLGIPVVWNQISGARIIIEAAYGDFAPDPSFGTHFFQNLTSFRVGYFTINPSAKNGFIDFDWLCRQPVVDRTDFVAHLRLEKPLDILIDGRVGKGIIAG
- the gdhA gene encoding NADP-specific glutamate dehydrogenase, whose translation is MSNFVDSIMADVKAKNPAQPEFHQAVQEVVESLEPVIAKHPEFKEAKVLERIIEPERVIMFRVPWVDDKGRVQVNRGFRIEFNSAIGPYKGGLRFHPSVNLGILKFLGFEQVFKNSLTTLPMGGGKGGSDFDPKGKSDNEVMAFCQSFMSELFRHIGPNTDVPAGDIGVGGREIGFLYGQYKKLRNAFEGVLTGKGLNWGGSLIRPEATGYGTVYFAQEMLKTRGKSFDGMRVAISGSGNVAQYAVEKVNELGGKVVTLSDSAGYIVDEDGISGEKWDFVMDLKNVRRGRIKEYADKFRGAKYHEGNGVWNVKVDVALPCATQNELNGNDAKTLVKNGCICVAEGANMPTTPDGADVFLQNKVLFGPGKAANAGGVAVSGLEMSQNSLRLSWTREEVDTRLHNIMISIHEASSQAAEKYGMKGNYIAGANIAGFMKVANSMLDQGVV
- a CDS encoding putative sugar nucleotidyl transferase, with product MPLTICIYEDSKYRNFTPLTHFRPVYTLRAGVVPLFERAKRHFGDAALCLSCRGQLATVLASCYKAYAVNIIKKNATDILLLNGRIRDYGDLPKLIREAKISTHFTSGGETVALLWKNDSIRNLPEVATPSDYHRYFKEHGDEIPEFHTTATLYEYLWHIMADIEREITTDFEKVKSSLGAPMNVRIHDGVYWVNQDNVILGNDVEIMPGSVIDASRGPVFIDNNSRVESHAAIYGPTYIGPNCVIVAGKISGCSIGHTCRVGGEIEASVFQSYVNKYHAGFIGHSYVGSWVNFGAMTTNSDLKNNYSNIRVTVNGESVDTGSNKVGSFIGDHTKFGIGMLLTTGINVGVCCNLFGGSLISDKEIPSFKWGATGSYTEYDYRKALETARITAARRNYTLSDAEEGLMIALAEDKCNGAGTLDI
- the galT gene encoding galactose-1-phosphate uridylyltransferase; amino-acid sequence: MPELRKDPIIGRWVIISTERGRRPSSFSSVSKRGSAKMCPFCPGHEDNTPPEIIAYRQPGSSANQPGWTLRVIPNKYPALIVEGSLNREPKGLYDKMHGIGAHEVIIETPDHAMDIVDMPVKQVRDILWVYRERMIDLERDRRLKYILLFKNHGEAAGASLEHAHSQLIATPIIPKRVAEELEGAKKYYDFKERCIYCDIVRQELIDNERIVSDFDAFLVIQPFAPRFPFETWLIPKSHQSSFIDMSDSDYETLARCLKDTLLRLKIALNDPPFNYIIHTRPVSKDYHEFYHWHIEIIPKLTKVAGFEWGSGFYINPTTPEEAAQFLRKINTEQGAGARADSEAAGRDV
- the glgA gene encoding glycogen synthase GlgA is translated as MKILVVASEAVPFAKTGGLGDVVGALPRALARVGHHVKVFIPRYKTLSLGYYQTRLLDWNSAVEIDSRKLPLSIECVRERKSPLEHYFVRNDSLFSRSQFYVDDRTGADYPDNDDRFIFFTRAVLNTVKHLDWRPDVIHVHDWQAALIPAYLRLMLQDEPFFTGVKTVLTIHNLAFQGTFEADRFKSIGLPESHFYPTGPFEFYGKSNFLKAGIIYADKITTVSRRYAEEIQSSEMGCGLDGVLRQRSDDLIGIVNGVDYSVWSPSRDKKIPYTYYPANLSGKRMNKVELLNRLGLPVRDGTPLIGIISRLSDQKGFDLIAEIAAAIFSMDVQMVVLGSGDAKYHELFESLEKQYPDRVKACLKFDDDLAHWIEAGADMFLMPSRFEPCGLNQMYSLKYGTVPIVREVGGLADTVQNYDASTSEGNGFVFKDYSSGQLLATIKRATETYRRKRVWTKIMKAGMQLDYSWDNVAGKYIELFTKLTSN